One part of the Drosophila teissieri strain GT53w chromosome 3R, Prin_Dtei_1.1, whole genome shotgun sequence genome encodes these proteins:
- the LOC122620114 gene encoding UDP-glucosyltransferase 2-like yields MVHKPGIFLLIATAICALGGCHGANILGIFPSLSPSHLIIQMSTAKVLAEKGHNVTVVTVLKPVVNHKNIKVIMVPLSKEDAQQMSDTIAAMSKNDNSNMVLSMLRMTNQMSFMFTKMVDALKDGRVRDLYLNKDNKFDVVLSGYFMNDYQLGFAKKVNAPVIVVATMPPNQLLNPLIGNPLEVAYVPSIADSVEKGKGMSFRQRLAGYGSSVFFGLFNLFTERQSKRFYKELFGDDPTMPEYSELLKNTSLAFFASHAPSEGPIRPNVPAAIEIGGIQVKDTPDPLPQNMAEFLGNATDGAILLSLGSNVKGSHLKPDTVVKMFNVLSKLKQRVIWKWEDLEKTPGKSDNILYSKWLPQDDILAHPNIKLFINHAGKGGITEAQYHGKPMLSLPVFGDQPGNADAMVKQGFGLTQSLLSLEEQPFQEAILEILTNPQYFKKVSSFSSLYRDRPMTARESVVYWTEYVIRHHGAAHLQSPVVHMSFIAANNIDIYVLIAVVLVILVLLFKLLVQFIYRKFVSKTKKEKKQ; encoded by the exons ATGGTGCACAAGCCAGGTATATTTCTGCTCATAGCGACCGCCATCTGTGCTCTAGGTGGTTGCCATGGCGCCAATATTTTGGGTATCTTTCCCAGCCTAAGTCCCTCGCATTTGATCATCCAAATGAGCACGGCTAAAGTTCTGGCCGAGAAGGGACACAATGTGACGGTGGTCACGGTGCTGAAGCCAGTGGTCAACCACAAGAACATAAAAGTGATCATGGTGCCACTGAGCAAAGAGGACGCCCAGCAAATGAGTGACACCATTGCAGCGATGTCGAAAAATGACAATAGCAACATGGTGTTGTCCATGCTCCGCATGACGAATCAGATGAGCTTTATGTTCACTAAGATGGTAGATGCCCTTAAGGACGGCCGTGTTCGTGACCTGTACCTTAATAAGGACAACAAGTTCGACGTGGTTCTCTCTGGATACTTCATGAACGACTACCAGCTTGGATTCGCCAAGAAAGTAAACGCACCTGTCATCGTCGTGGCCACAATGCCTCCTAATCAACTGTTGAACCCATTGATCGGAAACCCCCTTGAGGTCGCCTATGTGCCCTCAATTGCCGATTCCGTCGAGAAAGGTAAAGGAATGTCCTTCCGGCAGCGCTTGGCTGGTTACGGTTCAAGCGTCTTCTTTGGACTTTTCAATCTATTTACCGAGAGGCAAAGCAAGAGATTTTACAA GGAATTATTTGGAGATGATCCCACGATGCCCGAGTACTCCGAACTGCTGAAGAACACCTCGTTGGCTTTCTTCGCCTCCCACGCACCCAGTGAGGGTCCAATCCGACCAAATGTTCCTGCTGCCATTGAGATCGGAGGCATCCAAGTAAAGGACACGCCGGATCCCCTGCCCCAAAATATGGCCGAGTTTCTGGGTAATGCCACGGATGGCGCTATTCTGTTGTCCTTGGGTTCCAACGTGAAAGGAAGCCACTTAAAACCAGATACGGTAGTGAAGATGTTCAACGTGCTGTCGAAGCTGAAGCAAAGGGTGATTTGGAAGTGGGAGGACCTGGAGAAGACTCCTGGAAAGTCTGATAACATTCTCTATTCGAAGTGGCTTCCACAGGACGACATCCTGGCACACCCGAACATAAAGCTTTTCATCAATCATGCCGGAAAGGGTGGCATAACCGAAGCTCAATATCACGGAAAACCTATGCTGTCTTTGCCAGTATTTGGAGATCAGCCAGGAAATGCTGACGCCATGGTCAAGCAAGGATTTGGCCTTACCCAGAGTCTTCTCTCCTTAGAGGAGCAGCCGTTCCAAGAGGCCATCCTAGAGATCTTAACGAATCCGCAGTATTTCAAGAAGGTGTCCTCGTTCTCCTCCCTGTACCGGGATCGCCCGATGACCGCCAGGGAATCAGTGGTCTACTGGACGGAGTACGTCATCCGGCACCATGGAGCTGCCCATCTTCAGAGTCCCGTGGTTCACATGAGCTTCATCGCCGCCaataatatagatatatatgttttaattgcagttgTCCTAGTAATTCTAGTGTTGCTGTTCAAATTGTTAGTGCAATTCATTTATAGAAAATTCGTATCGAAGACAAAGAAGGAGAAAAAGCAATAA